CGCCGGGTCGAGCTCGCGGTCGGCCCCCTCCCCCGCCCTCGACATCCCCGCCGCGTCGACCAGCTCGGGCGCCGTCCCCGACCTGCTGGCCCTGACCCCGCCGGCCGGGCAAACCAGCAGCACCTACTCATGGCAGCCACGCGTCGTCGGGGGGCGCGCCCCCTACACCTGGACCCTTGCCGGCGGAGCGCTCCCGGGCGGTCTGACGTTGGCGGCCGATCGAGGAACGATCCGTGGCACCCCCGCCGTCGCCGGTACGTTCGCTGCCACCATCCAGGTTCAGGACGCCGACGGCGGCACCAGCCGGATGTCGGTGACGATCCCCGTCCGGGACAGTGTTCTGACCACGTTGCGACCCGTGTCCCACATGACCTTCGGTACCGCCACCACGCTCACCGCGGACGTCACGAGTGTCGACGGTGGCGCCATCACCACCGGCTTCGTGCGGTTCTACGGGGCCGATGATTCCGGCACGGTCGTCGTGCTCGGCAACGCGCCGGTGACGAACGGTACAGCCACCATCACCGCGATCCTGCCGAACTTCGGCTTGTGGACCCTCCGCACCGGCTACCTCGATCCCGGCTCCACGGCGGCTTCGGAGACCGGAGCCATCAACGTGAATGTTGCCCCCGTCATCGGGTCCGTGGCTTTCACCGGATTCCGCGCGTCCGGGCCCAACGGCTCGACCGACCAGTACGTGGAGCTCACCAACCTCAGCGGTGTGCCGGTCCCGCTGGGTGAACTCACGGTGTATGCCGCGCCCGGCAGCATGATTCCCCTTCCCGACACCACCCTCCTGCCCGGTCGTTCCTTCCTCCTCGCTGGTCCCGGCTACACCCCGACGACGAACTCGACACCCGATCTCGTCTTTGCTGACGGCCTCGGCACGGGGGACCTGGTGCTCGTCAACCTGTACAGCCAGACGTACATCGATTCGGTCGGTCCGGATGGCTTCGGGCTGATGCGTCCAGGCCCCCTCCCCGACCTCGGCCAACCCACCCGCGACTACGCCTGGGTCCGCCCGCAACAGAACGGCTTCTACCGCAACACCGGCGACAACACCGTCGACTTCGCGCTCCTGTCGGCCGACGGCAATCCCGTCTCCGGGGTGACCGCGATGGCCGGCTCGGCCTCCCCGCAAAGCTCGACCAGCCCGTGGTTCCACGCCGGGGACCTGGAGTCCACGCTGCTGAACCCGTTGGCCTCCGAGTCGGTCACGCCGAACCGGACCATCACCACACAGGGCGGGCAGCCGGGCGGCACCATCGTCAGCCGGCGGGTCATCACCAACCGCACGGCCCAGACGATGGACAAGGTGCAGCTGCGGCTCATCGACCTCAGCCAGGCCAACGGTCTGCCCGGGTTGACCCTGCCCAACGGGGCCACGACCGCGGCTCTGCGCGGTATCGCCCCGCCGACCCCGACGGCCAACTTCACGATCAACGGCCAGCCGGTCACCGCCCAGCAGCTGACCCCGTCCGGCAGCGGGCTCAACGCCGTCTACCCGGTGCCGCTGCCGCAGGATGGTCTGGCCCCCGGTCAGTCGGTCGCGGTCACCCTGACCTTCCAGGCCGACACCGGCGGGCAGTTCCGCTTCCGGTACCTGGCCGAAGGCCAACCCGCCAGCTGAGCGGCGCCGGACAGACCGACGGCCCGGTGGCGGAGCACTCCGCCACCGGGCCGTCGGCCGTCGTCACGCCATCAAGCCGTCACACGGCCAGCACCGTCGGCACGATCATCGGCCGACGCCGGTAGGTGTCGCCCACCCAGCGGCCCACGACCCGGCGGACGGCCTGCGCCACGCGGTGGGTGTCGGTGATGCCGTCGGCCTCGGTCTGCGCAAGTTCCGCCTCGACCAGCGGCACCACGGCGTCCAACGCCTTCGGGTCGTCGGAGAACCCGCGGCCGGAGATCGTCGGCGAGGCCACCGCACGGCCGGTGTGCGAATCGATGACCACGGTGATCGCGATGAACCCGTCCTCACCGAGGATGAGGCGGTCCGACAGGGTCGAATCGCCGACATCGCCGACCGCGTTGCCGTCCACATAGACCATGCCGACCTCGATGTGGCCGACCACCCGCGCCTTGCCGTCGACCAGGTCGACGACCGTGCCGTTCGGCGCCTGCACCACCCGCTCCGGCGGGACACCGGTCGCCATGGCGAGTTTCGCCTGCGCCCGCAGGTGCCGCCATTCGCCGTGCACCGGGATCACGTTGCGGGGCCGCACCGCGTTGTAGAGGAACAGCAGCTCACCGGCGGACGCGTGCCCGGAGACGTGGACCTTGGCCAGACCCTGGTGGACGACGGTCACCCCGATCCGTGACAGCTCGTTGATGACGGTGAAGACGCTGGTCTCGTTCCCCGGAATCATCGACGAGGCCAGGATGACAGTGTCGCCCTCCTGCAGGTTCACCTGCCGGTGCTCCCCCCGGGACATCCGCGACAGCGCCGACAGCGGCTCACCCTGCGACCCGGTCGAGATGAGCAGCACCTTGTTCGGCGGCAGATCCAGCACCTTGTCCAGCGAACGGACCAGCCCGTCGGGAACCGTCAGCAGCCCCAGCTCCTGAGCGATCTGCATGTTGCGGACCATCGACCGGCCGACGAACGCGACCTTGCGGCCGTGGGCCTGGGCCGAGTCCAGCATCTGCTGCACGCGGTGCACATGGGAGGCGAACGAGGCGACGATGACCCGCTGATTGGCCTTGGCGATGTAGGAGTCCATCACCGGGCCGATCTCCCGCTCGGGGGCCACGAACCCGGGCACCTCGGCGTTGGTGGAGTCGACGCAGAACAGGTCGACCCCCTCGGCGCCCAGCTGACCGAAACCGGCCAGGTCGGTCAGCCGACCGTCCAGCGGCAGCTGGTCGAGCTTGATGTCGCCGGTGTGCAGCACGGTGCCCGCGGGGGTGCGGATGCCGACGGCCAGCGCGTCGGGGATCGAATGGTTGACCGCGTAGAACTGCAGGTCCCACGACCCGACGCGGCGCCGCTCACCCTCGGCGACGACCTCCAGCTTCGGCGTCAACCGGTGTTCCTTGGACTTCGCCGCGATGAGGGCCAGCGAGAAGCGGGCCCCGATGATCGGGATGTCCGACCGGAGCCGCAGCAGCCACGGCAGAGCCCCGATGTGGTCCTCGTGCCCGTGGGTGATGACGACGGCGTCGATGTCGTCCAGCCGGTCCTCGATGAGGCGCAGATCGGGCAGGATCAGATCCACGCCGGGCTGTAGATCCTCGGGGAACAGCACCCCGCAGTCGACGACGAGCAGTCGTCCCTCGTACTCGTAGACGGTCATGTTGCGGCCGATCTCGGTGATACCGCCGAGCGCGACCACCCGCAGCGCCCCGCGACGCAGCGGCGGCGGGGGCTCCAGAGCCGGAGGCCGTGCCGGTGGGGCGGACCGCCCGCCGCCCTGGCCGCCACCGCGGCCGTTGTTCTGCTGCCCCCCGCGTCCGCCCTGGCTCACCGCAACGGTCCGATCTCGTCGAGGTCCCGGGCGATCTGCTCGGTCTGGGTCGACGTCGCCGGGATCTGCGGCAGCCGCGGATCGCCGACACCGAAGCCCTGCAGGCGCAGCGCGGCCTTGGCGAAGACCAGACCGGACCCGCCGCCGGTGCGGGACATCGCCCGGTGGACCGGCAGGAGCGCCTCGTGGATGGAGCGGGCGGTCACATAGTCGCCGCCGGCGGCGGCGTCGACCATGGCCCGCACGTGCGGACCGACGATGTGGGACACGATGCTCACCACGCCGACCGCGCCGACACTCATCCAGGGCAGAGTGAGTGGGTCGTCGCCGCTGTAATAGGCCAGGTCGGACTGTGCGATGACCTGGGAACCGAGGTACAGGTCGCCCTTGGCGTCCTTGACCGCGGTGATCCGCGGGTGCTCGGCCAGCCGCAGCAGGGTGTCCGGGTTGATCGGCACGACCGAGCGGGGCGGGATGTCGTACAGCATCACGGGCAGGTCGGTGGCGTCCGCGACGGCCGCGAAGTGGGCCAGCAGACCCTCCTGCTGGGGGCGCGAGTAGTAGGGCGTGACCACCAGGGTGCCGTGCGCGCCGGCCTTCTCGGCC
This window of the Nakamurella flava genome carries:
- a CDS encoding fibronectin type III domain-containing protein, producing MNDDRRYRRHGTVRSPGRRIAALAAAAALAAGVTVALPGAAAAAPAALVGLSTKVFGLATDTTAAGSPLAYDVATTVGGETPTGRITTTLTTPTGVRLLGAAGTGWACSAARLQAVSCVSNQVPDAGAVLGDLTITAVTTTPVASTAIAGATIQATDGTQTVTAPTATTAATPSAPTVTSVEPAIGPRAGHTPLTITGTGLATATAVQIGTTSQLAAGTGTTLVKCDTIAAPQCFTEKDGVLSISSMPVGGGDVAIRVLARNAFGAGSYRYADIPDAPVVTATPTTEGVDLTWTTPAAGTTSLTGYTVTATRDGAAVGALTRTLPPGTTTTQFTGLAVGSVYQFAVRADSANGSSQPGTSATAAPFTVPTEPFAVNAQPGETLGDGVVELSWFAPTDDGSSPVTGYRITPIRDGVEQAPVDRDAYDTRQLVTGLDVGHTYEFSVAALNAAGSSSRSAPSPALDIPAASTSSGAVPDLLALTPPAGQTSSTYSWQPRVVGGRAPYTWTLAGGALPGGLTLAADRGTIRGTPAVAGTFAATIQVQDADGGTSRMSVTIPVRDSVLTTLRPVSHMTFGTATTLTADVTSVDGGAITTGFVRFYGADDSGTVVVLGNAPVTNGTATITAILPNFGLWTLRTGYLDPGSTAASETGAINVNVAPVIGSVAFTGFRASGPNGSTDQYVELTNLSGVPVPLGELTVYAAPGSMIPLPDTTLLPGRSFLLAGPGYTPTTNSTPDLVFADGLGTGDLVLVNLYSQTYIDSVGPDGFGLMRPGPLPDLGQPTRDYAWVRPQQNGFYRNTGDNTVDFALLSADGNPVSGVTAMAGSASPQSSTSPWFHAGDLESTLLNPLASESVTPNRTITTQGGQPGGTIVSRRVITNRTAQTMDKVQLRLIDLSQANGLPGLTLPNGATTAALRGIAPPTPTANFTINGQPVTAQQLTPSGSGLNAVYPVPLPQDGLAPGQSVAVTLTFQADTGGQFRFRYLAEGQPAS
- a CDS encoding ribonuclease J, encoding MEPPPPLRRGALRVVALGGITEIGRNMTVYEYEGRLLVVDCGVLFPEDLQPGVDLILPDLRLIEDRLDDIDAVVITHGHEDHIGALPWLLRLRSDIPIIGARFSLALIAAKSKEHRLTPKLEVVAEGERRRVGSWDLQFYAVNHSIPDALAVGIRTPAGTVLHTGDIKLDQLPLDGRLTDLAGFGQLGAEGVDLFCVDSTNAEVPGFVAPEREIGPVMDSYIAKANQRVIVASFASHVHRVQQMLDSAQAHGRKVAFVGRSMVRNMQIAQELGLLTVPDGLVRSLDKVLDLPPNKVLLISTGSQGEPLSALSRMSRGEHRQVNLQEGDTVILASSMIPGNETSVFTVINELSRIGVTVVHQGLAKVHVSGHASAGELLFLYNAVRPRNVIPVHGEWRHLRAQAKLAMATGVPPERVVQAPNGTVVDLVDGKARVVGHIEVGMVYVDGNAVGDVGDSTLSDRLILGEDGFIAITVVIDSHTGRAVASPTISGRGFSDDPKALDAVVPLVEAELAQTEADGITDTHRVAQAVRRVVGRWVGDTYRRRPMIVPTVLAV
- the dapA gene encoding 4-hydroxy-tetrahydrodipicolinate synthase, with translation MTTLTAGPAGRPGRPFGTVLAAMVTPFTATGALDLDAAAALAVRLADNGHDGLVVNGTTGESPTTTDAEKEAIVRAVVEAVGDRITVVAGVGTFDTAHSIAAAKAAEKAGAHGTLVVTPYYSRPQQEGLLAHFAAVADATDLPVMLYDIPPRSVVPINPDTLLRLAEHPRITAVKDAKGDLYLGSQVIAQSDLAYYSGDDPLTLPWMSVGAVGVVSIVSHIVGPHVRAMVDAAAGGDYVTARSIHEALLPVHRAMSRTGGGSGLVFAKAALRLQGFGVGDPRLPQIPATSTQTEQIARDLDEIGPLR